Part of the Zingiber officinale cultivar Zhangliang chromosome 6A, Zo_v1.1, whole genome shotgun sequence genome, ACATAGATGCTGAGAATCTTTCCTTGCTAAAGAACATGTCTGCAGAAGAGATATCTGAGGCACAAAATGAGATACTGGATAAGATGAATCCTTCTGTTATTGAGATGTTGAAGAAGCGGGGACAAAGCAAGTTGAGGAGTAGGAAAGTTATTGGTCAAGAAGAAAGCGATGGAAGACAAAAGGTCTCAAGTATCAAGCCAGTTGATAGTGGAAAGAGTGCAAGACTTGTAGACCCTTCTGGAGTTTGGACCTCAAAGATTGAAAGCAATAATAGCTCATGGAAGTCTTGGAGTGAGAGAGTTGAGAAGGTTAGGTCATTAAGGTTTTCATTGGATGGCGACGTTTTGGGGGCTGATTCTACTCATAACATTCTCAATGGTATTATCATTGTCCTTGCACCATTAATATTAAGAGGCTAAACTATTACCAAAACACCAATTTGTTATCACACACTTTATATTTGATCCTGTAATTTTTTGGTTCTCAATTTTGGATATTTGATCAGGATTAGAATAAAGTCCAATACTAATCGGTCGGATCATTATTTACCAGTACATCATGCTGTATACTTAAATGACCTTCAAGCATAGCATAAAACGTAAAATTTGGTTTGTGCAATTGGTTATTCATGTGGCAGTGACATATACATACTGGTATCATAATCATATTCATGTATCACAAAAAAATTAACAATATACTTTTGAGGTCATTAATCTTCAAAAGAGgacaaacaacaataataatcaaGCCATGTATTTGTCCAATTATTTGAGATTGGTACGTAGTAATAAGCAAAATATAAGACCATAATAGCAATACCTAGATGTTAATCTTGTTAGCTGGAGTATTCTTTGGCTTCCATTTATCCTTCTTATCATCAGTTCTAACTCATTCAAATTATCTATGGATTTAATGGCCATTTTGGGGCATATATACCATCCGAacttttttctctttttaattcaATTACGTATCATGGTACACCTTTCTGTTCATGTGTATCAATAGaatttgtttattttgtttttgtaATCTTCTACATTCATCTAAACGTTCTTAtcattattcatttaatttttgtACATATTTTACACTCAACATCCCAACCGGTTGTTGGTGTTATCACTACTGACAACAGGAAGCTGTGATTTTAAACATTTGGGAATTATATGGGTTGTCCAAAGATTTTCTTTATTCTTCAACAAAATCCTTGCCTCTGAATTGTGAATTATGCGTATAAAATCTGTCTTTGTTTTCTCTTTCATtcattttgttatttattttgcTGGTTTCCTACGGATATTAATTTATTTCTTGTCATTTAGGTGGTGGCTCTAAAGTTCGTCCTTACAATGCTGAGAATGTGACTGAGAGGGACTTGCTTCGAACTGAAGGGGATCCTGCTGCTGCAGGGTATACAATTAATGAAGCAGTAGCACTTACTAGGAGTATGGTTAGTTTGATCAACTTGTTATTGCATTGTGTTTGGATTGTTCTGCTTAGTGGGTTGCTCATGGtcataaaaaggattttttttttttttttgtgtttttttattaattaaaagacATCTCTAATTTGCATTCACAATTAGAGCAAAGAGAATTTGTCAAGGCTACAATGGTGATTTACTGGATAATTATGTTATCTCATTTCCATAATTGTTTCTCCCACTCAATCTGCTTCCTCAAATTGGACAAAGGTTGGTAGTTTTCCGTTGCATATTATCAATCTTATAGGCTTCCTATGGTAATGTAAAAACCCCATTGCATTATGCTAACTTTAGTTGTGTATCAAGGGTGACACCAGACTACTTTGGGTTTTACATTTGAAGTGAATGTAAATAGATACTTTTAAAAACGTTGTAAAACGTGGATGAGTTTTTCAGATGTATAATATTAAGGATGGTTGTAGCATTGCTACCTGCAGACTTGACGATTTTAGTTTATGGGAATTGTAGTTGATTATATTGTGGACATGCAACCTTGTGGCTTGAATAAGTTGGCGCTATTGTCATCGAGGACACTGCATTCTCTCTCTAGTCTCTATTTAAAGGCAGATTCCTGTTGCATAATATTGGATCACTAAAGTGTTTCTTCATCTAAGACCTTTTTGCAGCTTAATGTTGGTCACTGTTTCCACGCTGTGCACTAATATTTTTGCAGAATCAGggttattatattatatttttgtcTTATTTTAGAACTGGCCAATGTTATTCAAGTAATACTTTGTTGCTATCTATCTTTCAACTTCAGATACCAGGACAGAGGGCAATTGCTTTGCATCTGATAGTATCTATACTCAACAAGGCTTTGTGCAACTTACAGCAAATGGATAATGATTCTCATCATGTCAGAGGAAAAAACCCCTCTGATAATCTCGTTGATTGGCAAGCTGTTTGGGCTTTTGCTCTTGGTCCTGAACCTCAGATGACTATTTCACTTAGGTAAATGTTAAGAGAATACAGAATTATGATCTCAAAAAATGCTCTTGGgttttaagaattttatattAATTCAAAAATAGTTCTTGTTGAGTTATTTGGAATTTGTTTATGTTCCTGCAAAACTTTGATTGACATGGGTTCTTCAAGCTtttttcttgtctttctactttcTAAGAGATTAGCACAGTTTAAATATTTGTTCCCTCTTCACCAATACTCTTCAATAATGACGGAGAAGTTCAGCAGGTTATTTTTGTCTTAGCATGGATGAATACCAACTCTCTATCAAAACAAATTCTGCTTACAGGTGCATGTTGTTAGTCACTTACCTGGAGTGAACATCTCATCCAagtgctggtcctccttttgataTACCACCATGTATGCTTCCCAACTAATGGAAAAACCAGCCTAATaggagaaaattaaatgttacctgtagcttactttatctaggctattCACATATACATGTTTTTTTTTGGTCTTATTTGGCAGTAGATCTCTAAGAAAGCATAGTTAATATATTCAAATAGACAAACTCTACAGGTATGTTTTTGCCATTCCCGCCTGGAGTGTAACAAAAAGAACTTTTGACTGCATTTGCTGTTCAAAATATTGTCCATCAATCATCTTCTGGAAATCCAACCAGTTTCCAGTTTCACTGGGAAGGGTTCTGATCTTAGATATCCCAACAGCATTACTAAACCTGCCAGAACTAGTCAAGCCAAATGGGAAATTACCTGAttgtttttttttgatttttttattgaaCCATTAGTCAACAGACAGATAAGATGTCTGGACCTAGAAAAAACTGTGTTTATTGATGGGTTGTGATTTGGTTGCTGCAAGTTGAAACCTAGTTATTCATGTGatcttttatggaaagtaaatATTGAATTGGCTTCTGTTTAATGTTATTCtcttaactttttttttcttcagtTTTCTAAGTACATGTTTTTCCTAGTTTCTAATATTTGAGTTCATTTACAGGATTGCTTTGGATGATAATCATGATTCTGTGGTTTTGGCCTGTGTAAAGGCCATTCAATCTATATTATGCTTTGATATAAATGAGAATTTCTTTGATTTTTCAGAGGTATCTACATCAATCAATGAAATTtcatttttgtttgttttctaGGTCACTCATACTTTTTCTTTCTTACAGAAATTCACCACTAGTAAGAAAAATACTTTTACTGCTCCTGTTTTTCGGAGTAGACCTGATATTGATGGTGGCTTTCTTCATGGGGGTTACTGGAAATATAACACTAAATCTTCAAACATTCTTCCCAATAATGATCAGCATAATGAAGATGATGAAAGTGAAGGGAATCATACCATTCAAGATGACATTTTTGTATCAGAACAAGATGTTGCTGCTGGCCTTGTTAGGATGGGAATTCTTCCAAGAATATGTTGTCTTTTGGAGGTGAAAATTTTTGTTACACTTTAAATTTTGCACTGGCTATTTCAGAGTCTATTTGACATATTACATTTAAAAATCTTTGTTATGGAGGGATAACATCAATCTAGCCAACCTCAAATAGTTGGGAGTAGAGTGGCTTGAGAATGCTGATTACATTGAGAACCTCATTTTGTCAGGAATTTCATAGTCTAGTTAGGACTTAGGTACTTTTGTTCTATTAAGTAGGAATACAACACACATATTTGTAGAATATCTAACAGAAATCTTGGATATTAATACAGCTAAGAGTGGTCTGCCCTGCTTTGGAACACTGATGTAGTATGTGAATGTGTACTTTTATAAATCACTGATCAATCTTATACTGTGAGCTAACAACCAtcaaggaaaaattaaaatacaaataagGTCATCGTTGCATAAATTTGAACAGAATTGGACTTCAATATTATCATGGAAGCCTCCCTCGTACACCAAGGCCAACAGGAACTGAAATCAGAATTGGTCATCAAAACGTGTTTATCAGTTCTACAAGAACATAATAACATGTCACAACATAAtgagattatttttatttaagagATAACAGTTTCTAGTTAAACAGCTATATATACAATGGTCTTATAAATAATAATCCATGTTTGTCTTTGCAATAATATAATCAACAAAACTAACTTTACACTATTATAAGGATGCAATTTTTTACGATATTAGTAAAGTGCATAACCAACAATTTgtgataaataaaatataactatGATGAATCGTTAAACTAATGCTTAAAGATATGATTTTAAACTTCAACAATGTTTTTTTTCAAGTCATAATCTAATTTAAACCTGAAATGATGCTTGCAGAATTGCATCTTTTATATGTATTTAGTCAGCATGATTTATTACTCCAATCAAATTGACTTGTATGCTGCCTCTCTTTCTCCCTTCTGCTTAAgcatcctctcttcctcttttgtaTTACACCAGATCTTATCTATTCACTTGGTACGATTTAAACACTGACACAGGATCCTCTCTAGTCTTATGGTAAGTAGGAGGCATAGGGAAAGGATGATATGAACTATCAAAAGAAGTCGAAGGTGGGGAAAATGTTTTGAAGAGGTTAGCACAGTCCATAACTCCATATCATCTGTTGATATGAGTTGTCACCATGATGGTAATTTTGGGATGATACTAAAACTTTTATTTAAACTGAAATTTAAACCTAGATATATACAGTTCGCATTCTGCCAAGTGGCGGCTATTCTCTGATTTGATGGCAATGAGGTCCCCATAGTTATGAATAGAAGAATTCCTCCAACCTTTTTTGGCTTTATTGCAGATTTTTGGAACTCTGACACTTGTTTAACTTCTGTTacttaatttatgtttttttccTTGCAAAGCAAGAAGATACAACATGGAATCCGTTTTAAAAAGTTGAATTGTTTTGGTTGACTAGAACCAATTCAATAGCGAAGTAGCTAGTCTTACAAACAAGCCATTTTGCTTTGATGTTGAAAGTTGTATCTTGCATTGGCTCTACGTTTAAATGTCACCTGACATGCAAATTAATTTGCATAAATTCAAATATCAACCAGATAAATAAAAATTCAGTTCTTGCTGCTGGCTTCGTCAGTTTGACAAATGATTGTAATAATAGTTTACTAGATAGATGCATTTTATTTTGAATGCAGTTTCTGAAGAATGAGTTCCTATGAATGTTCCAGAATTTActtttatatcaatattccacatTAATGGCCACACCTCATCTGACGACTGACTTTTGTGTGACTAGCCTTTCAAAGAACTCAATAGAGACATAAGAGTCATATAGCCAGCCTCATAATTAGAACAAAAATAGCTTGATGATCATGATGACGGGTCCATATTAATGGCCTGCTTACTTGGATGGATAGGTTGGAGGGAAGAGGGGAGGGTGAAGGGGAAGcaacaagaaaaataaactagataAGAGGAGGTGAATAATTTTGGATAGATGTATTGCTCATTTTTTTTTGCCATTCACATGCACAAGGTTCTTGTCAACAGCTACTTTGGTTTTGTAAATCTAATCAATTTTGTGAGATGCATAGTTCTCGCCTTCTTGGATCTCCATTATAATCAGTATATCCAATATTTGACATACAACTGAAAATATGATTAAGAAAGAAATAAATTCTTTCAACATCTTCACTGTCTTCCGATCTCCATGTGCAAACTTATGTCACAAAGctctaaattattttataatgaaTATTACATTTATGTTCACAATTTTTTTATTCTGAATCTAAAGCTCTTAAAGGGTTTGTTACTTATTAATTATCTTTTGGTTTATTCAGATGGACCCTCTTGCAGTTTTAGAAGAGTCCCTTCTTTCTATTGTTGTTGCAATTGCTAGACATTCACCCACTTGCGCTGATGCTATTTGGAAGTGCCCAAGTTTGATACAAACAGTTGTTAAGATATTCACCAAGCATGTGTTGGGGGAACCATATCCTTCTCAGATTAAAGTTGTGCTTCTTTTGAAGGTTAGATCTGTCTTGCCTACAGTGGATTTAGCCttctagagaaattttaatttctgCATGATCATACGGATGCAGTGTCAGTTTCTAAACAATTTATGCTATTTGTTAGTGTTAATGAAAATTTTAGTATTCTATTTTCAATGCCTATCTTtggatatattttattttctttaatttattagaaCTTTCTTCTTTACAATTTTGAACTGAAAATGTAGtgtgataatttttaagttactcTACAGTTCTACCTTCTTATTGACTCATAAAAGATGATGTTTGGGATTAGCTCATCACTAGGCGTTATTCATTTTTCTATAATTAGATAAAAGTGAGCAAATTGAATCCACGTCTTTATTCTACCACCATTTTAAGCATACATTAGTGGTTTATTTGCTGTCTGAACTTTATTGTAAACTTAATTTTCACCACTCAATTGTTTTCTCTTATACCTTTGTGTTTTGTGAGACTGAACAAACTAAATTCTGGACTGTTAACTAGTTTTCACAATGTAGTTATGATTCTTATTCATGATACCATGGATGGATCTCGGGCCTGAGGCTTAGGAGAGGGAGTAACTATTTTCTTTAAGATTGAATTTACATAATACATTTGAGCAATCTGTTCAACATGCCAAAAGTTTAAAATATACTTTAAGAGCATCCTTTTTCCAAATTTATCTACAGGCCCATTATTAAGATATTGATTGCTTGCATGTATGTTAAACAATTAAACAAAAGTATGATATGTGATTTGATATTCATATGCCTCCTTATGCTGTGTCAAACATTCGACACCTTAAAACTGGCATTCAATGGACACTGGCAAGTGCTCCATTGACCACATGCATAAACTTTAAGAAATTGATATGCCAGACACCTGTATCTGATATGCGTTAAGTTCCTTGTAGTCTAGTTTGAGTAACATAGAGTCTAAAAGATACACTCATTTTATACTTATACACTTATAATAGTGATACTAAATAACGATCCTGGTTTCAAAAGGTAGTGAACCTTGTGCTATTATATTCTACACTCAATTGCATTTGTTAgcattaaatttatataaaacaagACTCCTGTAGCTAACATTTAGTCTGAGTTTGATATTATTGAATTTACAGGTATTTTGTGGTTCATTAGTTCTGAAATCTCATTGTTAACCCTAGGCAGATTGATGCATCTTAGGAAGACACATTGTTTTCTTTATATTATTTTCTGCCCTTTTGTACataattttgtttctttttgccGTCTTGTTATTGTAAGCGTGTTGCTAATTATGCAGGTTTTATCTGAAGCTAACAAGCAAATATGTTGGGATTTTGTGAAGTGTGGGTTGTTTCAACAGGTGATGTTGAACTGGTGCAAACCATTTTCTTCCCTTGAAAGGTGGATGGAATCTGGAAGGGAAAATTGTAAACTCACTTCAGCCTTAATGGTTCAACAGTTGCGTTTATGGAAAGTCTGCATTCAGTATGGATTTTGCATAACGCACTTTACAGATTTTTTCACTGATCTTTGTTTGTGGCTTAGCCCCCCTATGTTTAATAAGCTAATTGGCAACAATCTTTTGAGTGAATTCACTTCCATTACAagggaagcttacctagttctgGAGGCCCTAGCTGAGAAGTTACCTGCTCTGCACGCTGGTGAACAAATAAACAATCAATCAATTGGTTTTTCAGATGATACATCAGAAGCTTGGTCTTGGAGTCACGTGGGTTCAATGGTTGACATGGCTGTTAGCTGGTTACAACTAAGAGATATACCTTATATATGCTCACTTACCTCTGACTCAAAAAAGAATGTGAACCATCTAGAATTTGCTTCTATTTCATGCATAATATGGGTGATTTCTGCAGTCCTTCATATGCTTTGTGGTGTATTCCACAAGGTGGCTCCAAATATCCATGACGAATTGGACCACAAAATTACTTCTCTTCCTAGGTTGTCCAAGTCTGTTCCTAATGTTGGCCTTAACCTTATAAAGAATGGATTTCTTAATTTTTCGGGTTCAAGCAAATTAGTATTTGAAGCTTGTTCTACTGAAACTAGATCTCTTGTAAACTTGCTTTGTCTTTTAAGACAACAAGGGGACTTTGATGTGTCCTTATCTTCATCGAGTTGTCTTCATGCACTTGTCCAACTCGCTCTTCTAATTGATGACTCTGTCAAGAGAGCCAGAAACTTCAATGATACTCAATCCTTCTCAGAAAGTATGTCAGGATTGCATGAGAAGATACTGAATGTTGGTCTCATCAAGTCTGCTCATAATGAGCTTGAGGAAGTGCTTTCAATGTTCATGGATGTAGTTTCCTCAGAACAGCAAATCTTGCAGTCTCTTGAAATGTTTGACAGAGGAGGACCTGCACCTGGAATTGGATTTGGATGGGGATCTTGTGGAGGGGGATTTTGGTCCTTAAATGTATTGTTGGCACAAACTGATGCACGACTGATTTTGAGTTTGCTTCATAACATCTCTGTCATTTTTGAGCatgatcaaactcaaataaaagcTACGGAATCAGTAAGCTATCAACCTGATCAGATGCTTACTTTGCAGAGAATTGATTCGACACTTCGATTATCTTTGCTTGCAGGACCTGGTGATGAAACAATCCTAGAGAAGACATGGGACTATTTATTTCAGGCATCAGTAATGAAGTACCTTGGTTCTTTTGTTGCTCAATATCTTTGCCATACCAAGGTTTCCAGTTCATTTGACTGGCACTATGGTGATGATGATTATTATCTTTTCAGTAAGATGCTGGATTCCCATTATAAAGAAAGATGGCTAATTGCCAAGAGGAAGACTATTTCTGAAATGAATAACAATAAAAGGTACAAGACGAGACATGCACTGGAAACAATCCAGGAGATTGAGCCACATTCAGggttttccagagaccaagctaCAAATGCTTTGAT contains:
- the LOC121995624 gene encoding transcriptional elongation regulator MINIYO-like yields the protein MESDKPPAKGYRTDQKSTRSSIALKKIVHELHHVPGLVGGIVEKGFSSSGNGNSSTGIPSTIPLPRPTVFPFPVARRRSHGPHWTPLGSAPIEAEEGDMEEDKDETDYDPIASYANPIERKEKKPLDFSKWKEFVSQDGISLPQSNNVAKADAGRKREVKKSIVLNSPSSTSNSVCKPEKDQILSSELMNGSVSKKFMLTTEPKSLASKLESEEADESGVGSASAISSIAAWTDKGSDRGDIEKSEVNCHGSSSFMDDIDAENLSLLKNMSAEEISEAQNEILDKMNPSVIEMLKKRGQSKLRSRKVIGQEESDGRQKVSSIKPVDSGKSARLVDPSGVWTSKIESNNSSWKSWSERVEKVRSLRFSLDGDVLGADSTHNILNGGGSKVRPYNAENVTERDLLRTEGDPAAAGYTINEAVALTRSMIPGQRAIALHLIVSILNKALCNLQQMDNDSHHVRGKNPSDNLVDWQAVWAFALGPEPQMTISLRIALDDNHDSVVLACVKAIQSILCFDINENFFDFSEKFTTSKKNTFTAPVFRSRPDIDGGFLHGGYWKYNTKSSNILPNNDQHNEDDESEGNHTIQDDIFVSEQDVAAGLVRMGILPRICCLLEMDPLAVLEESLLSIVVAIARHSPTCADAIWKCPSLIQTVVKIFTKHVLGEPYPSQIKVVLLLKVLSEANKQICWDFVKCGLFQQVMLNWCKPFSSLERWMESGRENCKLTSALMVQQLRLWKVCIQYGFCITHFTDFFTDLCLWLSPPMFNKLIGNNLLSEFTSITREAYLVLEALAEKLPALHAGEQINNQSIGFSDDTSEAWSWSHVGSMVDMAVSWLQLRDIPYICSLTSDSKKNVNHLEFASISCIIWVISAVLHMLCGVFHKVAPNIHDELDHKITSLPRLSKSVPNVGLNLIKNGFLNFSGSSKLVFEACSTETRSLVNLLCLLRQQGDFDVSLSSSSCLHALVQLALLIDDSVKRARNFNDTQSFSESMSGLHEKILNVGLIKSAHNELEEVLSMFMDVVSSEQQILQSLEMFDRGGPAPGIGFGWGSCGGGFWSLNVLLAQTDARLILSLLHNISVIFEHDQTQIKATESVSYQPDQMLTLQRIDSTLRLSLLAGPGDETILEKTWDYLFQASVMKYLGSFVAQYLCHTKVSSSFDWHYGDDDYYLFSKMLDSHYKERWLIAKRKTISEMNNNKRYKTRHALETIQEIEPHSGFSRDQATNALMVEWAHQRLPLPMHWFLSAICIMGDARRISTCLPTDLDVAKSGLFFLLGLEVSSIYLCSSSAESPISGIPLIWKLHALSMALSQNMDVLMEEKSMDIFKTLQDIYGQHIDEKLQGFTNSLPETKNTVSLEILNFRAIHDSYSTFVEHVAEQFCALSYGDIIYGRQVAVYLHRTVEPTIRLSMWNALSNLGGLELLPPIEMCIANAEGYLEPVEDREDILESYSKSWTSGILTKAALRGSISFTIAAHHLSSCLFNTNTPQKVAFRNKLVKTLLRSHLQKPQEEAMLLSLLRNGLTTSEDPTYKSEAARRLTVLKEACGGNYSLLALLEKLEPLV